The following are encoded together in the candidate division WOR-3 bacterium genome:
- a CDS encoding DUF1573 domain-containing protein: MKRIIKIFATLILLINWKNLQATPSIKFKVTEINFGKMEQRTQKTHIFKFTNEGDDTLIIEKVRSTCGCTGAILSSPKISPGGSGSVEVTFSSNSYIGEVSKGVKVHSNDPEKPIIELKIKANVLPPLITLNLFSPKNCNDYNFIKKNILGPLEKKYRLKVNYFEINFPINYERLIEFEKQLNERRECFPILVIGNSILGGKEEIEGKLEMKIRDCFYKNCELPKIEVDKVIPINRKEALPLFYFYDVENKCRRASYELKYLEYKFPFISVKRLNIKDKKNRELYEKMCESFKVEKLKVSPILFIKNEFLTEENIRVEKIKEIIEKD; encoded by the coding sequence ATGAAAAGAATAATTAAAATCTTTGCTACTTTAATATTATTAATAAATTGGAAAAATTTACAGGCTACACCTTCTATAAAATTTAAGGTGACAGAAATTAATTTTGGGAAGATGGAACAAAGAACCCAAAAAACTCACATTTTTAAATTCACTAATGAGGGCGATGATACTCTCATTATTGAAAAAGTTAGATCAACCTGTGGTTGCACTGGAGCAATTCTATCTTCTCCAAAAATCTCCCCAGGTGGAAGTGGTAGTGTTGAGGTAACCTTCAGCTCAAATTCATATATAGGGGAGGTTTCTAAAGGAGTAAAGGTTCACTCAAATGATCCTGAGAAACCTATTATTGAACTTAAGATAAAAGCAAATGTCCTTCCTCCTCTTATAACTTTAAATCTTTTCTCTCCAAAGAATTGTAACGATTACAATTTCATAAAAAAGAACATATTAGGACCATTAGAGAAAAAATACAGACTCAAGGTTAATTATTTTGAAATTAATTTCCCTATAAACTATGAAAGGTTGATTGAGTTCGAAAAACAACTTAATGAAAGAAGAGAGTGTTTTCCAATTTTGGTAATTGGAAATTCAATCTTGGGTGGAAAAGAAGAAATAGAGGGAAAACTTGAAATGAAGATAAGGGATTGTTTCTATAAAAATTGTGAATTACCAAAGATAGAGGTTGATAAAGTTATTCCTATAAACAGGAAAGAAGCACTACCTCTTTTTTATTTTTATGATGTGGAAAATAAATGTAGAAGAGCATCTTATGAATTAAAATATTTAGAATACAAATTTCCTTTTATCTCTGTTAAGAGGCTTAATATTAAAGATAAGAAAAATAGAGAACTTTACGAAAAAATGTGTGAGTCTTTTAAAGTAGAAAAATTAAAAGTAAGCCCTATTCTTTTTATAAAAAATGAGTTTTTGACTGAAGAAAATATTAGAGTAGAAAAAATAAAAGAAATAATTGAAAAGGATTAA
- the tadA gene encoding tRNA adenosine(34) deaminase TadA, producing the protein MESNDEKWMREALKEAEKSFREEEVPVGAVVVRNGSIIGRGYNRKEALKDPTAHAEIIAITAAANSLGDWRLEGCELYSTLEPCLMCAGAIIQARISRVVYGAKDEKFGSLGSVIDVRNKRWNWNFEVVSGVLQEEAANLLKEFFKNRRDG; encoded by the coding sequence ATGGAAAGTAACGACGAGAAATGGATGAGAGAAGCTCTGAAGGAAGCCGAGAAGTCTTTCAGAGAAGAAGAAGTTCCAGTTGGGGCAGTTGTAGTTAGAAATGGAAGTATTATTGGGAGAGGGTATAATAGAAAGGAAGCTTTAAAAGATCCTACTGCTCACGCTGAGATAATAGCAATAACAGCTGCGGCTAATTCTCTTGGAGATTGGAGATTAGAAGGTTGTGAGCTTTACTCTACTCTTGAGCCTTGTCTTATGTGCGCTGGGGCAATAATTCAGGCAAGAATAAGTAGAGTGGTTTATGGGGCGAAAGATGAGAAGTTTGGATCGCTTGGTTCTGTAATTGATGTTAGAAATAAAAGATGGAACTGGAACTTTGAGGTGGTTTCAGGCGTCTTGCAAGAAGAAGCGGCGAATCTATTAAAAGAATTTTTTAAAAA